In Roseomonas fluvialis, one genomic interval encodes:
- a CDS encoding sensor histidine kinase: protein MSPPPYPLGAPAGGWEGLLRFLRSAGFRFALLFAGIFIGAAALFALVLWYATAGSLDRQTDAAIRTDALGLIERWREAGPGAVTEAIADRLASDVEGTAIYLLLDANGVRLAGNLDRWPPDVSPEAPWSFGAVQREGSRIDARLYALLLGERHSLVVGRDVEEKQALRTLLAEGLAWAAVAASFVALVGAAVLRRAVEQRLRPATLTAQAIAAGDLSRRVPISTRIDEFDRLGESMNDMLERIDRLMDGVRGVSDSIAHDLRTPIARARAKLEEALGGQADAEALRMAMEQGIADLDHITRVFGALLRIAEAEAGARRAAFAPLDLVPLLADVAEFYGAVAESGGQAIAIDVPPRLDVVGDRDLLAQAVGNLVDNALKFTPPGGQVRITARAPARERIDIIVEDSGPGLLPPDRARAGERFFRADASRGTPGSGLGLSLVRAVAYLHGGDLVLEDATPGAALPGLRASIRLGLA from the coding sequence ATGTCGCCCCCGCCCTATCCCCTGGGCGCGCCGGCCGGCGGCTGGGAGGGGCTGCTGCGCTTCCTGCGCAGCGCCGGCTTCCGCTTCGCGCTGCTGTTCGCCGGCATCTTCATCGGCGCCGCCGCACTGTTTGCACTGGTGCTGTGGTACGCCACTGCGGGGTCGCTCGACCGGCAGACCGACGCGGCCATCCGCACCGATGCGCTCGGCCTGATCGAGCGCTGGCGCGAGGCCGGACCGGGCGCGGTGACCGAGGCGATCGCCGACCGGCTCGCCTCGGACGTGGAGGGCACGGCGATCTACCTGCTGCTCGACGCCAACGGCGTGCGGCTCGCCGGCAATCTCGACCGCTGGCCGCCGGACGTCTCGCCCGAGGCACCCTGGTCCTTCGGCGCGGTCCAGCGCGAAGGCAGCCGGATCGACGCGCGGCTCTATGCCCTGCTGCTGGGTGAACGCCACAGCCTGGTCGTGGGGCGCGACGTCGAGGAGAAGCAGGCGCTGCGCACCCTGCTGGCCGAGGGCCTTGCCTGGGCGGCGGTGGCGGCGTCCTTCGTGGCGCTGGTCGGCGCGGCAGTGCTGCGCCGCGCGGTGGAGCAGCGCCTGCGTCCCGCCACGCTGACCGCGCAGGCGATCGCGGCGGGCGACCTGTCGCGGCGCGTGCCGATCTCCACGCGCATCGATGAATTCGACCGGCTGGGCGAGAGCATGAACGACATGCTCGAACGCATCGACCGGCTGATGGACGGCGTGCGGGGCGTGTCCGATTCCATCGCGCACGACCTGCGCACGCCGATCGCGCGCGCGCGGGCCAAGCTTGAGGAGGCGCTGGGCGGGCAGGCCGACGCCGAGGCGCTGCGGATGGCAATGGAACAGGGCATTGCGGACCTTGACCACATCACCCGCGTGTTCGGCGCCCTGCTGCGCATCGCGGAGGCCGAGGCCGGGGCACGGCGCGCCGCCTTCGCGCCGCTCGACCTCGTGCCGCTGCTGGCCGACGTGGCCGAGTTCTACGGGGCCGTCGCCGAGAGCGGGGGCCAGGCGATCGCCATCGACGTGCCGCCGAGGCTCGATGTGGTGGGGGACCGGGACCTGCTGGCGCAGGCGGTGGGCAACCTGGTCGACAATGCCCTGAAGTTCACCCCGCCGGGCGGCCAGGTCCGTATCACGGCCCGGGCGCCGGCGCGCGAGCGCATCGACATCATCGTCGAGGACAGCGGGCCGGGGCTGCTGCCGCCCGACCGGGCGCGCGCCGGCGAACGCTTCTTTCGCGCCGACGCCTCGCGCGGCACGCCGGGTTCGGGGCTTGGCCTGTCGTTGGTGCGCGCGGTGGCCTACCTGCATGGTGGCGACCTGGTGCTGGAGGACGCGACGCCCGGCGCGGCGCTGCCGGGCCTGCGGGCGAGCATCCGCCTGGGCCTTGCATGA
- a CDS encoding S1C family serine protease: MTAPQPSSDSPRLSRRAALLLPGVLAACSGPARAQRGLPDFADLAERVLPAVVSIQVTSRETTGGAAESRGGPVERGRRAPLVQGAGSGFIIEPAGIVVTNGHVVGNATRVTVTTQDGTDYVARLIGADELTDLALLRITPRAPLAAVSLGVSGNMRVGQWVMAAGNPFGLGGSITSGIISARGRDIGAGPFDDFIQTDAPINPGNSGGPLFNMQGEVIGINTAIYSPSGASAGIGFAVPSDLARPVIEALLRGGRVDRGWLGVSVSDAEEQGRRQRGAVIMGVERGSPAARAGLRQGDLVTALNGEAVTTSRALVRGVAVLPPGETVRLTLQRAGRVQEIAVQIGRRPSEG, translated from the coding sequence GTGACCGCGCCCCAGCCATCGTCCGATTCGCCCCGCCTGTCGCGCCGCGCGGCCCTGCTGTTGCCGGGTGTGCTCGCCGCCTGCTCGGGACCGGCGCGCGCCCAGCGCGGCCTGCCCGACTTCGCCGACCTTGCCGAGCGCGTGCTGCCGGCGGTGGTGAGCATCCAGGTCACGAGCCGCGAGACGACCGGCGGTGCGGCGGAGTCGCGCGGCGGCCCGGTCGAACGCGGTCGGCGCGCGCCCTTGGTCCAGGGCGCCGGATCGGGCTTCATCATCGAGCCGGCGGGCATCGTGGTGACCAACGGGCATGTCGTCGGCAACGCCACCCGCGTCACTGTCACGACGCAGGACGGGACGGACTATGTGGCGCGCCTGATCGGGGCGGACGAACTGACCGACCTCGCACTGCTGCGCATCACGCCGCGCGCGCCGCTCGCCGCCGTCTCGCTCGGCGTTTCGGGCAATATGCGCGTGGGCCAGTGGGTGATGGCGGCAGGCAACCCGTTTGGGTTGGGCGGGTCGATCACCAGCGGCATCATCTCGGCGCGCGGGCGCGATATCGGCGCCGGGCCCTTCGACGACTTCATCCAGACCGACGCGCCGATCAACCCGGGCAATTCCGGCGGGCCGCTGTTCAACATGCAGGGCGAGGTGATCGGCATCAACACGGCCATCTACTCGCCCTCCGGTGCCTCGGCGGGCATCGGCTTCGCGGTGCCCTCCGACCTCGCGCGGCCGGTGATCGAGGCGCTGCTGAGGGGCGGGCGGGTCGATCGCGGATGGCTCGGCGTGTCGGTCTCCGACGCCGAGGAACAGGGCAGGCGCCAGCGCGGTGCGGTGATCATGGGTGTCGAGCGCGGCAGCCCCGCCGCGCGCGCTGGCCTGCGCCAGGGCGACCTGGTCACGGCGCTGAACGGGGAGGCGGTGACCACGTCACGCGCGCTGGTGCGCGGTGTCGCGGTGCTGCCGCCGGGCGAGACGGTGCGCCTGACGCTGCAGCGCGCGGGGCGGGTGCAGGAGATCGCGGTGCAGATCGGACGGCGGCCGAGCGAGGGCTGA
- a CDS encoding efflux RND transporter periplasmic adaptor subunit, which translates to MSRLSGEPPRVATRAILASAAWRARILALGLAGVAAAGCDESPMRAAASSAPPAPVAVTVVTLERREIPVTSVLPGRTAPYRAAEVRPQVGGVLRERLFTEGESVAAGHPLFQIDPAPFEAAVRRAEAALTRIEAAERVALSTANRLRALARVQAVSEQNLENAEATLRQVQADIISSRAALETARIDLGYTRVASPIAGRTGRATVTPGALVTANQSTALVTVTQLDPILVDLTQPSAVLLQQRRDVESGALRRPSADRATARLVLEDGSEYPHAGEVQFSEVIVDQGTGSVTLRAVFPNPDQLLLPGMFVRARVEEGVTDRAILVPQRAVLRTPRGEPMAFVVNAEGVVESRMLRASRTVGNDWLVTQGLAEGERVVIEGLQRIRAGTRVQARERATTGS; encoded by the coding sequence ATGTCGAGACTGTCCGGCGAACCGCCGCGCGTGGCCACGCGCGCAATCCTGGCGTCGGCCGCCTGGCGGGCGCGCATCCTGGCGTTGGGCCTTGCGGGGGTTGCCGCGGCCGGCTGCGATGAATCCCCCATGCGTGCCGCCGCCAGCAGTGCGCCCCCCGCACCGGTTGCGGTGACGGTGGTAACCCTCGAACGCCGCGAGATCCCGGTGACCTCGGTGCTGCCGGGCCGCACCGCGCCTTACCGCGCGGCCGAGGTCCGCCCCCAGGTCGGCGGCGTGCTGCGCGAACGCCTGTTCACCGAGGGCGAGTCCGTGGCCGCCGGCCACCCCCTGTTCCAGATCGATCCCGCACCGTTCGAGGCGGCTGTGCGGCGCGCCGAGGCGGCGCTCACGCGCATCGAGGCCGCCGAACGCGTGGCGCTCAGCACCGCCAACCGGCTGCGTGCGCTGGCGCGGGTGCAGGCGGTGAGCGAGCAGAACCTCGAGAATGCCGAGGCGACGCTGCGCCAGGTCCAGGCCGACATCATCTCAAGCCGCGCCGCGCTCGAGACCGCGCGGATCGACCTCGGCTACACGCGCGTGGCGTCCCCGATTGCGGGGCGGACCGGGCGCGCGACCGTGACGCCCGGCGCGCTGGTCACCGCGAACCAGTCCACCGCCCTGGTGACGGTGACGCAGCTCGATCCGATCCTGGTCGACCTCACCCAGCCCAGTGCCGTACTGCTGCAGCAGCGGCGCGACGTTGAAAGCGGCGCGCTGCGGCGCCCGTCGGCCGACCGTGCGACGGCGCGCCTGGTGCTCGAGGACGGGTCGGAATACCCCCATGCCGGCGAGGTGCAGTTCTCCGAGGTAATCGTCGACCAAGGGACCGGGTCGGTCACGCTGCGCGCGGTCTTCCCGAACCCGGACCAGTTGCTGCTGCCGGGCATGTTCGTGCGCGCGCGGGTCGAGGAAGGCGTGACCGATCGCGCGATCCTGGTGCCGCAGCGCGCCGTGCTGCGCACCCCGCGCGGCGAGCCCATGGCCTTCGTGGTGAACGCCGAGGGCGTGGTCGAGAGCCGCATGCTGCGCGCGAGCCGCACGGTGGGCAATGACTGGCTGGTGACGCAGGGCCTGGCGGAAGGCGAGCGCGTGGTGATCGAAGGCCTGCAGCGCATCCGTGCGGGCACACGCGTGCAGGCGCGCGAGCGCGCCACCACCGGCAGCTGA
- the hemP gene encoding hemin uptake protein HemP, whose amino-acid sequence MIEPLAEQQNITDTPVVLRSEDVFKGAREVVIQHAGEAYRLRLTSNGKLILTK is encoded by the coding sequence GTGATCGAGCCCCTGGCCGAGCAGCAGAACATCACCGACACGCCTGTCGTGCTGCGCAGCGAGGACGTCTTCAAGGGCGCACGCGAGGTCGTCATCCAGCATGCAGGCGAGGCCTACCGGCTTCGCCTCACGAGCAACGGCAAGTTGATCCTCACCAAGTAG
- a CDS encoding response regulator transcription factor, with protein sequence MRILLVEDDAEVARFVRKGLAEAGHNVEHAANGRDGLFLAASESFDILVLDRMLPGGVDGVRLVETLRAQGNRTPVLFLSALSAVDERVKGLKAGGDDYLVKPFAFAELLARVEVLARRPTMDAPATRLKIADLEMDLLARSVTRAGKRIEIQPREFRLLEHLLRHAGQVVTRTMLLEKVWDYHFDPQTNVIDVHVSRLRQKIDKGFDKPLIHTVRNAGYMIRAEA encoded by the coding sequence ATGCGGATACTTCTGGTCGAGGACGATGCCGAGGTCGCGCGCTTCGTGCGCAAGGGCCTGGCCGAAGCCGGGCACAATGTCGAGCACGCGGCCAATGGGCGCGACGGGCTGTTCCTCGCGGCGTCGGAATCCTTCGATATCCTGGTGCTGGACCGCATGCTGCCGGGCGGCGTGGACGGGGTGCGCTTGGTCGAGACGCTGCGCGCGCAGGGCAACCGCACGCCGGTGCTGTTCCTTTCGGCGCTGTCGGCGGTCGATGAACGCGTGAAGGGGCTGAAGGCGGGCGGTGACGACTACCTAGTCAAGCCCTTCGCCTTCGCGGAACTGCTGGCGCGGGTCGAGGTGCTGGCTCGGCGCCCGACCATGGATGCGCCTGCCACGCGGCTGAAGATCGCCGACCTCGAGATGGACCTGCTCGCGCGGTCGGTCACGCGCGCGGGCAAGCGCATCGAGATCCAGCCGCGGGAGTTCCGCCTGCTCGAGCACCTGCTGCGCCATGCCGGACAGGTGGTGACGCGCACCATGCTGCTCGAGAAGGTGTGGGACTACCACTTCGACCCGCAGACCAACGTGATCGACGTGCATGTCAGCCGGCTGCGCCAGAAGATCGACAAGGGCTTCGACAAGCCGCTGATCCATACCGTGCGCAATGCCGGCTACATGATCCGCGCCGAGGCCTGA
- the hrpB gene encoding ATP-dependent helicase HrpB: MMIDLPVAEALPRLTAALRAAPNAVLVAPPGAGKTTLVPLVLKDEPWAEGSRILVLEPRRVAARAAARRMADMLGEGQPGGTIGLATRLDRLVSDRTRVEVVTEGLLVRRLQSDPGLEGVAAVLFDEAHERNLDTDLALALCLDLQANLRPELRLLAMSATLDGAAFARLMGAGASQDAETGPDDASAPAGGPTIGLAEAPVIESLGRAFPVEVKHRSRDLKDARDLPEAMAGAIRDALRDHPGDVLAFLPGWGEIRRTAERLSGLDALVVPLHGELPPAEQDIALNPAPDGRRKVVLATSIAETSLTVPGVRIVVDGGYRRAPRLDAATGLSRLATLRIGRAAAEQRAGRAGRQAPGVAIRLWTEALHRGLPQADRPEMLEAELSSLVLDCAAWGAAPAALAFLDPPPAGAVAAAQALLRDLDALDGAGRITDVGRRMARLGTHPRLARMMLAATDDGERALAADIAALLEERDPIRGRDAPSDIHLRLDLLHGRDRGDSDAGAIHRIRRAAALHRRRLRVHGSVAAQGDAGALLAAGFPDRIAAKRGTMDGAFRLASGQGARLPVTDPLARAALLAVADLELQGTDTRIRMAAPIDRAVLEARFPERLRRDEGAAFDARAGAVVARRRLMFGPLVLEESTLPHADPAAVAIALAEAAAERGLRDLNWIDAARQAQARIGWMRRVEGEAWPDVSDAALVASVRDWLAPHLHGRTRLAELRALDLAVLLVDALPWDRRRALDAALPARIALPGGRSAAIDYARDTPTLEARAQHLFGLAAMPPLAGGRVPLQVALLSPAGRLVAVTGDLAGFWKGGWAEVRRDMRGRYPKHAWPEDPAAPG; encoded by the coding sequence ATGATGATCGACCTCCCGGTTGCCGAGGCGCTGCCGCGCCTCACCGCCGCGCTGCGCGCCGCGCCCAACGCCGTGCTCGTCGCACCACCCGGCGCGGGCAAGACCACGTTGGTGCCGCTGGTGCTGAAGGACGAGCCCTGGGCCGAGGGAAGCCGCATCCTGGTGCTGGAACCGCGCCGCGTCGCGGCCCGCGCGGCTGCCCGGCGCATGGCCGACATGCTGGGCGAAGGCCAGCCCGGCGGCACCATCGGCCTGGCGACACGGCTCGACCGCCTGGTGTCCGATCGCACGCGCGTCGAGGTGGTGACCGAGGGCCTGCTGGTGCGCCGGCTGCAATCGGACCCCGGCCTGGAAGGCGTGGCCGCGGTGCTGTTCGACGAGGCGCATGAGCGCAACCTCGACACCGACCTCGCGCTCGCATTGTGCCTCGACCTGCAGGCGAACCTGCGGCCGGAGCTGCGGCTGCTGGCGATGTCGGCCACGCTGGACGGCGCGGCCTTCGCGCGGCTCATGGGCGCCGGGGCGTCGCAGGATGCGGAGACCGGGCCGGATGACGCCTCCGCGCCCGCCGGCGGGCCGACGATCGGGCTCGCCGAGGCGCCGGTCATCGAAAGCCTGGGTCGCGCCTTTCCGGTGGAGGTGAAGCATCGCAGCCGCGACCTCAAGGACGCTCGTGACTTGCCCGAGGCCATGGCGGGCGCCATCCGCGACGCGCTGCGCGACCACCCCGGCGATGTGCTCGCCTTTCTGCCCGGCTGGGGCGAGATCAGGCGCACGGCCGAACGCCTGTCGGGCCTCGATGCGCTGGTCGTGCCGCTGCATGGCGAACTCCCGCCGGCCGAACAGGATATCGCGCTGAACCCCGCGCCGGATGGCCGCCGCAAGGTGGTGCTGGCGACCTCCATTGCCGAGACGTCGCTGACCGTGCCCGGCGTGCGCATCGTGGTGGATGGCGGGTATCGCCGCGCGCCGCGGCTGGATGCCGCGACCGGCCTGTCGCGGCTGGCCACGCTGCGCATCGGCCGCGCGGCCGCGGAACAGCGCGCCGGGCGCGCCGGGCGGCAGGCGCCGGGCGTTGCGATCCGCCTGTGGACCGAGGCGCTGCACCGAGGCCTGCCGCAGGCCGACAGGCCCGAGATGCTGGAGGCGGAGCTCTCCTCCCTGGTGCTGGATTGCGCCGCCTGGGGCGCGGCGCCCGCAGCACTCGCCTTCCTCGACCCGCCGCCGGCCGGCGCGGTGGCCGCGGCGCAGGCGCTGCTGCGCGATCTCGATGCGCTGGACGGGGCCGGGCGCATCACCGATGTCGGGCGGCGCATGGCGCGCCTCGGCACCCATCCGCGCCTCGCGCGCATGATGCTGGCAGCGACGGATGACGGGGAACGCGCGCTGGCGGCGGACATCGCCGCGCTGCTCGAGGAACGCGACCCCATTCGCGGGCGCGACGCGCCTTCCGATATTCATCTGCGCCTGGACCTTCTGCATGGCCGCGACCGCGGCGATTCCGACGCAGGTGCCATCCACCGCATCCGCCGCGCCGCGGCGCTGCATCGGAGGCGGCTGCGCGTGCATGGGTCGGTCGCGGCGCAGGGCGATGCCGGCGCGCTGCTCGCCGCCGGTTTCCCCGACCGCATCGCGGCCAAGCGCGGCACCATGGATGGCGCCTTCCGGCTGGCATCAGGCCAGGGCGCCCGGCTGCCTGTGACCGATCCGCTCGCGCGTGCCGCGCTGCTGGCCGTGGCCGACCTGGAACTGCAGGGCACCGACACGCGCATCCGCATGGCAGCGCCGATCGACCGCGCCGTGCTGGAAGCGCGCTTCCCGGAACGGCTCCGCCGCGACGAAGGGGCGGCCTTCGACGCACGTGCCGGCGCCGTGGTGGCGCGGCGCCGGCTGATGTTCGGCCCGCTGGTGCTCGAGGAATCGACGCTGCCGCATGCCGACCCCGCCGCGGTGGCGATCGCCCTGGCCGAGGCGGCGGCCGAACGCGGGCTGCGCGACCTCAATTGGATCGACGCCGCGCGCCAGGCGCAGGCACGGATCGGCTGGATGCGGCGGGTCGAGGGCGAGGCCTGGCCGGATGTCTCGGACGCCGCGCTGGTGGCCTCGGTGCGCGACTGGCTCGCGCCGCACTTGCACGGGCGCACGCGCCTGGCCGAACTGCGCGCGCTGGACCTTGCGGTGCTCCTGGTCGATGCCCTGCCCTGGGACCGTCGCCGCGCGCTGGATGCCGCGCTGCCGGCGCGCATCGCCCTGCCGGGCGGGCGGTCCGCCGCCATCGATTACGCGCGCGACACCCCCACGCTGGAGGCGCGCGCGCAGCACCTGTTCGGCTTGGCCGCCATGCCGCCGCTGGCCGGCGGGCGGGTGCCGCTGCAGGTGGCGCTGCTGTCGCCCGCCGGGCGTCTGGTGGCCGTCACAGGCGACCTGGCAGGCTTCTGGAAAGGCGGCTGGGCGGAGGTGCGCCGCGACATGCGCGGCCGCTATCCGAAGCACGCCTGGCCGGAGGATCCGGCAGCGCCTGGTTGA
- a CDS encoding TetR/AcrR family transcriptional regulator — protein sequence MSEVLDRPRGVVTCEARRERLCEAAAGVFLRDGYAAASMDEVARAAGMSKRTLYQVYPSKAALFEATIAATLVPIALDAEHEPDLRRALAGILTAAAGHLLAARQIGIFRLVIGERQRSPELAAATHRVLTSRGSSALERRLSAEVAAGRLRLSNPAAAARMLYGMVLGSAQMRLLLGVRDPLEAQEIEALAGEAVRIFLDGVAVRVQDPAGV from the coding sequence GTGAGCGAGGTGCTGGACCGTCCGCGCGGCGTCGTAACTTGCGAAGCGCGCCGCGAGCGTCTGTGCGAGGCGGCCGCCGGCGTGTTCCTGCGCGACGGCTATGCCGCCGCCAGCATGGACGAGGTGGCGCGCGCGGCCGGGATGTCGAAGCGCACCCTGTATCAGGTGTATCCGTCCAAGGCCGCCCTGTTCGAGGCGACGATCGCGGCGACCCTGGTGCCGATCGCCCTCGATGCCGAGCATGAGCCTGACCTACGGCGGGCGCTCGCCGGCATCCTGACGGCGGCCGCGGGGCACCTGCTGGCGGCGCGGCAGATCGGCATCTTCCGGCTGGTGATCGGCGAGCGGCAGCGCTCGCCGGAACTCGCGGCGGCGACGCATCGCGTGCTGACCAGCCGCGGGTCAAGCGCGCTGGAACGTCGCCTGAGCGCGGAGGTCGCGGCGGGACGGCTGCGCCTGTCCAATCCTGCCGCGGCGGCGCGGATGCTGTACGGCATGGTGCTGGGCTCGGCGCAGATGCGCCTGTTGCTCGGCGTGCGCGACCCCCTGGAAGCGCAGGAGATCGAGGCGCTCGCCGGGGAGGCGGTCAGGATCTTCCTCGATGGCGTGGCTGTCCGCGTGCAGGATCCCGCCGGCGTCTGA
- a CDS encoding efflux RND transporter permease subunit: protein MARFFIDRPVFAWVIAIGIMLTGLLALRGMPVSQYPAIAPPAISINVTFPGASAETVQTTVVQVIEQQLSGIDNLLFFDSQTTKDGQARIQLTFAPGTNSDTAQVQVQNRVQLAVPRLPLTVQQQGIRVVKSSGNFLLVVGFVSTDGRMERIDISDFLVANVQDPISRTPGVGDFQVFGAQFAMRIWLDPAKLVNFGLTPADVAAAVRAQNVQVSSGEMGALPAVPGQQLNATIIGPSYLQTVEDFGAILIRVRADGAQVRLRDVARIEIGGENYAITTLLDGRPSSGIGIRLASGANALEAAAAVRATIDRLRPSFPPGLEVMYLQDTTPFVQRSIKAVIMTLIEAVVLVFVVMFVFLQNLRATLIPTMAIPVVLLGTFAVLSALGFSINTLTMFGLVLAIGLLVDDAIVVVENVERVMAEEHLSPLEATRRSMDQITGALVGIGLVLSAVFLPMAFFGGSVGVIYRQFSVTVATAMALSVLVAIFFTPVLCATMLKPHKPDQGKRGVFGWFNRGFDRLTRGYVGGVRASLRRPARMLVVYAALLAALGYGFMRLPGGFLPNEDQGIAFVQVTAPPGATADRTQRALDEIGRYLREEENAVVDNFFAINGFSFGGRGQNSGLGFITLRDWDARRGPQDNVLALTARINERFGRYQDALVIASSPPAVRELGNATGFSFQLLDRGGQGHGALMAARDQLLSLAQQSPVLTRVRANGLNDEAQFRLIVDWERASALGLSVTEVNTTLSTAWGSTYVNDFMDRGRVKRVFMQGQPEARMVPSDLDKWFVRNAQGQMVPFSAFGRTVWEFGSPRLERFNGTPSREIQGMPAAGFTTGQAMAEMERLAAQLPPGFAFEWSGISFQERQSSGQAPALYALSLLVVFLCLAALYESWSIPTSVMLAVPLGVLGAVAATLFKGLANDVYFQVGLLATIGLTAKNAILIVEFAREGFDRGLSLAEAATEAARQRLRPIVMTSLAFTLGVVPLAIASGAGSGAQNAIGIGVIGGVVAGTVLAVIFVPLFFVLVLRIFGARRKEEAAPAPATSLHAPAE from the coding sequence ATGGCCCGCTTCTTCATCGATCGCCCGGTCTTTGCCTGGGTGATCGCCATCGGCATCATGCTGACGGGGCTGTTGGCACTGCGGGGCATGCCGGTTTCGCAATACCCGGCGATCGCGCCGCCCGCGATCTCGATCAACGTGACCTTCCCCGGTGCGTCGGCCGAGACGGTGCAGACCACCGTCGTGCAGGTGATCGAGCAGCAGCTGAGCGGCATCGACAACCTGCTGTTCTTCGATTCCCAGACCACCAAGGACGGCCAGGCCCGCATCCAGCTGACCTTCGCGCCCGGCACCAATTCCGACACCGCGCAGGTGCAGGTGCAGAACCGTGTGCAGCTGGCCGTGCCGCGCCTGCCGCTGACCGTGCAGCAGCAGGGCATCCGCGTCGTGAAGTCGTCGGGCAACTTCCTGCTGGTGGTGGGCTTCGTGTCGACCGACGGGCGGATGGAGCGGATCGACATCTCCGACTTCCTGGTGGCCAATGTCCAGGACCCAATCAGCCGTACGCCCGGCGTGGGGGATTTCCAGGTCTTCGGCGCGCAGTTCGCCATGCGCATCTGGCTCGATCCCGCGAAGCTGGTGAATTTCGGCCTCACGCCCGCGGATGTCGCGGCCGCGGTGCGCGCGCAGAACGTGCAGGTCTCGAGCGGCGAGATGGGCGCGTTGCCGGCGGTGCCCGGGCAGCAGCTGAACGCCACCATCATCGGCCCGTCCTACCTGCAGACGGTGGAGGATTTCGGCGCCATTCTGATCCGCGTGCGCGCTGACGGCGCGCAGGTGCGCCTGCGCGATGTCGCGCGCATCGAAATCGGCGGCGAGAACTACGCGATCACCACGCTGCTGGACGGCCGGCCCTCGAGCGGCATCGGGATCCGCCTGGCAAGCGGGGCGAATGCACTGGAGGCGGCCGCGGCCGTCCGTGCCACGATCGACCGCCTGCGCCCGAGCTTCCCGCCGGGGCTCGAGGTAATGTACCTGCAGGACACCACGCCCTTCGTGCAGCGGTCCATCAAGGCCGTGATCATGACGTTGATCGAGGCGGTGGTCCTCGTGTTCGTCGTCATGTTCGTCTTCCTGCAGAACCTGCGTGCCACGCTGATCCCGACCATGGCGATCCCGGTGGTGCTGCTGGGAACCTTCGCCGTGCTGAGCGCGCTGGGGTTCAGCATCAACACGCTCACTATGTTCGGCCTGGTGCTGGCGATCGGACTGCTGGTCGACGATGCCATCGTGGTTGTCGAGAACGTCGAGCGCGTGATGGCGGAGGAGCACCTCTCGCCCCTCGAGGCCACGCGGCGGTCGATGGACCAGATCACCGGCGCGCTGGTGGGCATCGGACTCGTGCTGTCGGCCGTGTTCCTGCCGATGGCCTTCTTCGGCGGTTCGGTCGGCGTGATCTACCGGCAGTTCTCGGTGACTGTCGCCACCGCCATGGCCTTGTCGGTGCTGGTCGCGATCTTCTTCACGCCGGTGCTCTGCGCCACGATGCTGAAGCCGCACAAGCCCGACCAGGGCAAGCGCGGCGTCTTCGGCTGGTTCAACCGCGGCTTCGACCGGCTCACCCGCGGCTATGTGGGTGGCGTGCGCGCCAGCCTGCGCCGGCCCGCGCGTATGCTGGTGGTCTATGCCGCGCTGCTGGCGGCACTCGGCTACGGCTTCATGCGCCTGCCCGGCGGCTTCCTGCCGAACGAGGACCAGGGCATCGCCTTCGTGCAGGTGACCGCACCGCCGGGCGCCACCGCCGACCGCACGCAGCGCGCGCTTGACGAGATCGGCCGCTACCTGCGCGAGGAAGAGAACGCCGTCGTCGACAATTTCTTCGCTATCAATGGCTTCAGCTTCGGCGGGCGCGGGCAGAATTCCGGCCTGGGCTTCATCACGCTGCGCGACTGGGACGCCCGGCGCGGCCCGCAGGACAACGTGCTGGCGCTGACCGCGCGGATCAACGAACGCTTCGGGCGCTACCAGGATGCCCTGGTCATCGCCTCCTCGCCGCCGGCGGTGCGCGAACTCGGCAATGCCACGGGCTTCTCGTTCCAGCTGCTGGACCGGGGCGGGCAGGGGCATGGGGCACTGATGGCCGCGCGCGATCAGTTGCTATCGCTTGCACAGCAGAGCCCCGTGCTCACCCGCGTGCGCGCCAATGGCCTGAACGACGAGGCGCAGTTCCGCCTGATCGTGGACTGGGAACGCGCGAGCGCGCTCGGCCTGTCGGTCACCGAGGTGAACACCACCCTGTCGACCGCCTGGGGATCCACCTACGTCAACGACTTCATGGATCGCGGGCGGGTCAAGCGTGTCTTCATGCAGGGCCAGCCCGAGGCGCGCATGGTGCCCTCGGACCTCGACAAATGGTTCGTGCGCAACGCGCAGGGCCAGATGGTGCCGTTCTCCGCCTTCGGGCGCACCGTCTGGGAATTCGGCTCGCCGCGGCTCGAACGCTTCAACGGCACCCCATCGCGCGAGATCCAGGGCATGCCCGCCGCCGGCTTCACCACCGGCCAGGCGATGGCGGAGATGGAACGCCTCGCGGCCCAGCTGCCGCCCGGCTTCGCCTTCGAATGGAGCGGCATATCCTTCCAGGAACGGCAATCCTCCGGCCAGGCGCCGGCGCTCTATGCGCTGTCGCTGTTGGTGGTGTTCCTGTGCCTTGCCGCGCTCTACGAAAGCTGGTCGATCCCGACCTCGGTCATGCTGGCGGTGCCGCTCGGTGTGCTGGGCGCCGTCGCCGCCACGCTGTTCAAGGGCCTGGCCAACGACGTGTATTTCCAGGTCGGCCTGTTGGCGACGATCGGCCTGACCGCAAAGAACGCCATCCTGATCGTGGAATTCGCACGCGAGGGCTTCGACCGCGGCCTGTCCCTGGCCGAGGCAGCGACCGAGGCGGCACGACAGCGGCTGCGGCCGATCGTGATGACATCGCTGGCCTTCACGCTCGGCGTGGTGCCGCTGGCGATTGCATCGGGCGCCGGGTCGGGCGCGCAGAACGCGATCGGTATCGGTGTGATTGGCGGCGTGGTCGCAGGCACCGTACTCGCGGTGATCTTCGTGCCGCTGTTCTTCGTGCTGGTGCTGCGCATCTTCGGCGCGCGCCGCAAGGAGGAAGCGGCGCCCGCGCCGGCGACATCCCTGCACGCACCGGCGGAATAG